A genome region from Natranaeroarchaeum sulfidigenes includes the following:
- the pyrG gene encoding glutamine hydrolyzing CTP synthase encodes MPTESDTDYDPTLGNKFIFVTGGVMSGLGKGITAASTGRLLKNAGFDVTAVKIDPYLNVDAGTMNPYQHGEVYVLKDGGEVDLDLGNYERFLDIDMTFDHNVTTGKTYQHVIQKERAGDYLGKTVQIIPHITDDIKRRIREAAEGTDVCLIEVGGTVGDIEGMPYLEALRQFAHEEDDDDILFTHVTLVPYSKNGEQKTKPTQHSVKELRSIGLQPDILVGRCDDRLDPDTKEKIALFCDVPMEAVFSNPDVEDIYHVPLMVEEEGLDEYVMERLGLADAALPPAERDNEWREVVTQPTTGEVEVGLVGKYGLEDAYMSIHEALKHAGLEASVDVEVTWVHSEELADGHDGQLDELDGIVVPGGFGSRGTEGKIEAVRYARENDVPYLGLCLGFQMAVVEYARNILGLDGAHSAEIEEDTPHPIIDILPEQYEVEDMGGTMRLGAHETDIEPGTVAHEIYGDTSCTERHRHRYEVNPEYIDDLEEAGLVFSGKSNNRMEIVELEDHPYFFGTQFHPEFRSRPTRASPPFVGLLDAIVEADDADADTGTEVEL; translated from the coding sequence ATGCCGACCGAATCGGACACTGATTACGACCCGACCCTCGGGAACAAGTTTATTTTCGTTACCGGGGGCGTGATGTCGGGCCTCGGCAAGGGAATTACGGCTGCCAGCACGGGCCGACTCCTGAAAAACGCCGGGTTCGACGTCACGGCAGTAAAGATCGACCCGTATCTCAATGTGGATGCGGGCACGATGAACCCCTACCAGCACGGCGAGGTGTACGTGCTGAAAGACGGCGGCGAGGTCGACCTCGATCTCGGGAACTACGAGCGGTTCCTCGACATCGACATGACCTTCGACCACAACGTCACCACGGGGAAGACGTACCAGCACGTCATCCAGAAAGAACGCGCAGGCGATTATCTGGGCAAGACCGTCCAGATCATCCCCCACATCACCGACGACATCAAGCGGCGAATTCGGGAGGCCGCCGAGGGGACAGACGTCTGTCTCATCGAAGTGGGGGGGACCGTCGGCGACATCGAGGGGATGCCCTACCTCGAAGCGCTGCGGCAGTTCGCCCACGAGGAGGACGACGACGACATTCTCTTTACTCACGTCACGCTCGTCCCCTACTCGAAAAACGGCGAACAGAAGACCAAACCCACCCAGCACAGCGTAAAGGAGTTGCGGTCGATCGGCCTCCAGCCCGACATCCTCGTCGGGCGGTGTGACGACCGGCTGGATCCCGACACAAAAGAGAAGATCGCGCTGTTCTGTGACGTCCCGATGGAAGCCGTCTTCTCGAATCCCGACGTCGAGGATATCTACCACGTCCCGCTGATGGTCGAGGAGGAAGGTCTCGACGAGTACGTCATGGAGCGGCTCGGACTCGCCGACGCCGCACTCCCGCCGGCGGAGCGCGATAACGAGTGGCGCGAGGTCGTCACCCAGCCCACCACGGGCGAGGTCGAGGTCGGCCTCGTCGGCAAGTACGGTCTCGAAGACGCCTACATGTCGATCCACGAGGCGCTGAAACACGCCGGGCTCGAAGCGAGCGTCGACGTGGAGGTCACATGGGTCCACTCCGAGGAGCTCGCGGACGGTCACGACGGCCAGCTCGACGAGCTGGACGGCATCGTCGTTCCCGGTGGCTTCGGCTCCCGGGGCACGGAAGGGAAGATCGAGGCAGTCCGATACGCCCGCGAGAACGACGTGCCCTATCTCGGTCTCTGCCTTGGCTTCCAGATGGCAGTCGTCGAGTACGCCCGGAACATCCTCGGACTCGACGGCGCACACTCCGCGGAGATCGAGGAGGATACACCCCACCCGATCATCGACATCCTGCCCGAGCAGTACGAGGTCGAGGATATGGGCGGAACGATGCGACTGGGCGCACACGAGACCGACATCGAACCCGGGACGGTGGCACACGAGATCTACGGCGACACGTCCTGTACCGAACGGCATCGTCACCGCTACGAGGTGAATCCCGAGTACATCGACGATCTCGAAGAGGCCGGTCTCGTCTTCTCGGGCAAGTCCAACAACCGCATGGAGATCGTCGAACTCGAGGATCATCCCTACTTCTTCGGGACGCAGTTCCATCCCGAGTTCCGCTCGCGACCAACGCGCGCGAGCCCACCATTCGTCGGGCTACTCGACGCGATCGTCGAGGCGGACGATGCGGACGCTGACACAGGAACGGAGGTTGAACTATAA
- a CDS encoding sensor histidine kinase, producing the protein MTGGAPSPDALVRALTDADGVPYRRRVDGGQRLESSGRQIGALLDLAEPPERWLDYVHSADREDVRAAVERAGSETTTETYRIRTDGGRTRWVRDRFARHDDDRIEGILFEVTQEIAHRESLERDAELLDDIFQHVPIHVYIKDEEARHQYVSDHIDFPEDLIGKRDIDVGFTEPESGRRAYEDDMRVIETDETILDQEEEYPAVGECDLTSKVPIYDEDGETMGLLGATRRITERKRAKAELERKTERLERFVDIVSHDIRNPLSVARGYTELIEEPDAEPEYVEQVEQSIHRANAILDDVLALSRQGSAEIDPERLGLSTAAETAWSHVETAEATLSLPDEDLTFRADRSQLARALENLFKNAVEHGPTSPDSQAQQDAVEHGPTSPDSQAQQDAVEHGPTSPDSQAQQDAVEHGDETVTITVERLDDGFAVEDDGPGIPPEERERVFEQQYTTAETGTGFGLAIVEQVIDAHGWEIDLSASSSGGARFEITGVDVVGSGDD; encoded by the coding sequence ATGACCGGGGGTGCCCCGTCACCGGATGCGCTCGTCCGGGCGCTCACCGACGCCGACGGCGTCCCGTATCGTCGCCGAGTGGACGGTGGGCAGCGCCTCGAATCGAGTGGGAGGCAGATCGGCGCGCTGCTTGATCTGGCGGAACCACCGGAGCGCTGGCTGGACTACGTCCATTCGGCCGACCGAGAGGACGTCCGGGCGGCGGTCGAGCGAGCAGGCAGTGAGACGACTACCGAAACCTACCGTATCCGAACCGACGGCGGCCGGACGCGCTGGGTTCGCGACCGCTTCGCGCGACATGACGACGACCGAATCGAGGGGATTCTATTCGAGGTGACTCAGGAGATCGCCCACCGTGAGTCCCTCGAACGGGACGCCGAGTTGCTCGACGACATCTTCCAGCACGTCCCGATCCACGTCTACATCAAAGACGAGGAGGCCCGTCACCAGTACGTAAGCGATCACATCGACTTTCCCGAGGATCTAATCGGCAAACGTGACATCGACGTCGGCTTTACTGAACCCGAGTCGGGGCGGCGCGCCTACGAGGACGACATGCGAGTGATCGAGACCGACGAGACGATACTCGATCAGGAGGAAGAGTACCCGGCGGTGGGCGAATGCGATCTCACCTCCAAGGTCCCGATCTACGACGAGGACGGCGAGACGATGGGACTGCTTGGGGCAACCCGCCGGATCACCGAGCGAAAACGGGCGAAGGCGGAGCTCGAACGCAAAACCGAGCGTCTCGAACGGTTCGTCGACATCGTCAGCCACGATATCCGGAACCCGCTATCGGTCGCACGGGGCTACACGGAGCTGATCGAGGAGCCAGACGCGGAGCCCGAGTACGTCGAACAGGTCGAGCAGTCGATCCACCGGGCGAACGCAATCTTAGACGACGTGCTCGCACTCTCCCGACAGGGATCAGCCGAGATCGATCCCGAACGCCTCGGGCTGTCGACCGCTGCAGAGACCGCCTGGTCACACGTCGAGACGGCCGAAGCCACGCTCTCGTTGCCCGACGAGGACCTGACGTTTCGGGCCGACCGGTCTCAGCTCGCGCGGGCGCTGGAGAACCTGTTCAAAAACGCTGTGGAACACGGTCCCACAAGCCCTGACTCGCAGGCTCAGCAGGACGCTGTGGAACACGGTCCCACAAGCCCTGACTCGCAGGCTCAGCAGGACGCTGTGGAACACGGTCCCACAAGCCCTGACTCGCAGGCTCAGCAGGACGCTGTGGAACACGGCGACGAGACGGTTACAATCACCGTCGAACGGCTCGATGACGGCTTCGCAGTCGAAGATGACGGACCCGGCATCCCGCCCGAAGAGCGCGAGCGTGTCTTCGAACAGCAGTACACGACAGCCGAGACTGGAACCGGGTTTGGCCTCGCAATCGTGGAACAGGTTATCGACGCTCACGGCTGGGAGATCGATCTGTCTGCGAGCTCGTCCGGCGGTGCACGCTTCGAGATCACCGGCGTCGACGTCGTGGGGAGCGGGGACGACTAG
- a CDS encoding ATP-binding protein: MTDHTIKDLSAALASGRQYRRRLDDGQRLLSLGKGPAPALDILDQSSTEADWLDIVHPDDREAVEAVECLNAGESVDLGYRIGTDDPVWVRDVASVPEDRPDVLDGILFDVTGKEHRYRELETESHLLDQLFESIPVHLFVKDEAGVHLHVSDHLEKRVRYVGKTDAEIAGEDDPRGERGLGDDTQVTESGEPIFDKEEYLPGLDQWSLTSKVPWTDEHGEVQGLIGVSRDISERKRAEYQLREETERLEEFADIVAHDIRNPLTAALGRLELAESTGDPAHLDETVDALDQADAIIDDVLTLARHDPDITPEWVSLQRLCHGAAHSITAPRAEIDFPADQEVLADRSQLRRLLENLFTNAVQHGGTEVRIDVKLLNEGFAVADDGPGIPPDDRERVFEESYTTHPDGTGFGLPIVAEIVEAHGWQIHLTSAESGGARVEVTGVKRRAADR, from the coding sequence ATGACGGATCACACCATCAAGGACCTGTCCGCGGCGCTTGCCAGCGGTCGGCAGTACCGTCGCCGTCTGGACGACGGCCAGCGTCTACTGTCGCTGGGGAAGGGTCCTGCTCCAGCCTTAGACATCCTCGACCAGTCCTCGACCGAAGCCGACTGGCTCGACATCGTCCATCCAGACGATCGGGAGGCGGTGGAGGCGGTCGAATGCCTGAATGCGGGCGAGAGCGTCGACCTGGGCTATCGGATCGGGACCGACGATCCGGTGTGGGTACGTGATGTCGCGTCGGTCCCGGAAGATCGGCCCGACGTACTGGACGGCATCCTCTTCGACGTCACCGGGAAGGAACACCGCTACCGGGAACTCGAAACGGAATCACATCTGCTCGATCAGCTGTTCGAGAGTATTCCAGTCCATCTCTTTGTGAAAGACGAGGCTGGCGTCCACCTCCACGTGAGCGACCACCTCGAAAAACGAGTGAGATACGTCGGCAAAACCGACGCGGAGATTGCGGGCGAGGATGACCCACGCGGCGAACGCGGACTCGGCGACGATACCCAGGTGACCGAGTCCGGCGAACCAATATTCGACAAGGAGGAGTACCTCCCCGGGCTCGACCAGTGGAGCCTCACCTCGAAAGTGCCCTGGACCGACGAACACGGCGAGGTACAGGGTCTCATCGGCGTCTCGCGTGACATCAGTGAGCGGAAACGCGCCGAATACCAACTCCGCGAAGAGACCGAACGGCTAGAAGAGTTCGCCGACATCGTCGCTCACGACATCCGAAACCCACTCACGGCGGCGCTGGGGCGGCTCGAACTCGCAGAATCGACCGGCGATCCGGCTCATCTCGACGAGACTGTCGACGCGCTCGATCAGGCCGACGCCATCATCGACGACGTGTTGACACTCGCTCGGCACGATCCCGACATCACTCCGGAATGGGTCTCCCTCCAGCGGCTCTGTCACGGCGCGGCCCACTCGATTACCGCGCCGCGTGCGGAGATCGATTTCCCAGCAGACCAGGAAGTGTTGGCCGACCGCTCACAGCTCCGGCGACTGCTCGAAAACCTGTTTACCAACGCCGTCCAGCATGGCGGCACGGAGGTTCGGATCGACGTCAAGCTGCTGAATGAGGGCTTTGCCGTCGCCGACGACGGCCCCGGTATTCCACCGGACGATCGCGAGCGAGTGTTCGAGGAATCGTACACGACACACCCAGACGGGACGGGCTTTGGCCTGCCGATCGTCGCCGAAATCGTCGAGGCCCACGGCTGGCAGATCCACCTCACGAGCGCCGAGAGCGGCGGCGCGCGGGTCGAGGTTACCGGCGTCAAGCGACGAGCAGCCGATCGGTAG
- a CDS encoding PAS domain-containing sensor histidine kinase yields the protein MFDSPLKAVVDGIPGTVYRRSSSRPQPIERATPGLQELAGLEASALDGDERGWLDIVVEDDRPDLLEAMSDPPQDGVETSTYRIETDCGDERWVRDRFRAVSDERIEGFVVDVTSSMQERRELEAEIDRLEAIFESIPAHVYVKDRDGRHVRVSKHLEFAENVVGKTDLDVEGIADEHVEGSYADDMRVIEEGVSIIDKEEYLRGIEQWNRTSKQPLRVDGEVVGLVGITQRITDRKLTEQELQRRTERLEEFTETLTHDIRNPLNIARGHAELAMETDDQSHLEELVTSLDRANEIIDDVIALSQAEEINLDATTVTVSDVCQDAWRSVSTIDASLSLPERDILVEADRSQLSRVLENLFRNAVKHAASDVSIEVEAIESDGTVTGFAVEDDGPGIPPDERDRVFETNYTIADNGSGVGLSIVADIVEAHGWTISVTDGTEGGARFEITGVE from the coding sequence ATGTTCGATTCACCGCTCAAAGCCGTCGTTGATGGGATACCAGGAACCGTGTACCGACGGTCCAGTTCCCGGCCACAACCGATCGAGCGAGCGACGCCCGGTCTGCAAGAGCTTGCGGGCCTCGAAGCGTCCGCGCTCGATGGTGACGAGCGGGGCTGGCTCGATATCGTCGTCGAAGACGATCGACCGGATCTCCTCGAAGCCATGAGCGATCCCCCACAGGACGGCGTCGAAACGAGTACCTACCGGATCGAGACCGACTGTGGGGACGAACGGTGGGTCCGTGACCGATTTCGAGCAGTCTCGGACGAGCGGATCGAGGGATTCGTCGTCGATGTTACGTCGTCGATGCAGGAGCGACGTGAACTCGAAGCGGAGATCGATCGGCTCGAGGCGATCTTCGAGTCAATCCCGGCCCACGTGTACGTCAAGGATCGTGATGGCCGTCACGTGCGGGTGAGCAAGCATCTCGAGTTCGCAGAGAACGTCGTGGGAAAGACGGATCTAGACGTCGAGGGGATCGCGGACGAACACGTCGAGGGGAGCTACGCCGATGACATGCGGGTGATCGAGGAAGGCGTCTCGATCATCGACAAGGAAGAGTATCTGCGGGGGATCGAACAGTGGAACCGGACGTCGAAACAGCCGCTCCGTGTCGACGGTGAGGTGGTCGGACTGGTCGGGATCACACAGCGGATTACAGACCGGAAACTGACAGAGCAGGAGCTCCAGCGCCGGACTGAGCGGTTAGAGGAGTTCACGGAGACGCTTACACACGACATCAGGAACCCGCTGAATATCGCCAGAGGACACGCCGAACTCGCCATGGAGACCGACGATCAATCACACCTCGAAGAACTCGTCACGTCGCTCGATCGTGCGAACGAGATCATCGACGATGTCATTGCACTCTCACAGGCTGAGGAAATCAATCTTGACGCCACGACAGTGACAGTATCGGATGTCTGTCAGGATGCCTGGCGGAGTGTCAGCACGATCGATGCCTCACTGTCGCTGCCGGAGCGCGACATCCTCGTGGAGGCGGATCGGTCACAGCTATCCAGAGTCCTCGAAAACCTGTTCAGAAACGCCGTCAAGCACGCCGCGTCCGACGTTTCGATCGAGGTCGAAGCGATCGAATCGGACGGCACGGTAACTGGATTCGCGGTCGAGGACGATGGACCCGGAATCCCGCCTGATGAGCGCGATCGGGTGTTCGAGACGAACTACACCATCGCGGACAACGGCTCCGGGGTTGGTCTCTCCATCGTCGCGGATATCGTCGAGGCACATGGCTGGACGATCTCGGTTACTGACGGAACGGAGGGCGGCGCACGCTTCGAGATCACCGGCGTCGAATGA
- a CDS encoding DUF7260 family protein gives MGTSTPTGPIDAARRALERERRQLREEVDAFTAFGERVVELEATQPRAGRRQTRIAASSSTALESVRDAYAETVMDVSHYELAYDESLGDHMAGELGEEVAAAVTSSQSLHPPLKRSLITTINEAIRTRKRVLALIDGEEERLDEAERTVVDTIERIDSILDQPIDRMEFNSLRLTRERLLDLRAECDDLVDERQDFLEQQRRELPDPMTGLAEYLYQYCETTFPLLAVYARLADVIDRSIERTERRLSEAS, from the coding sequence GTGGGGACCAGCACGCCAACAGGACCGATCGATGCCGCGAGACGCGCGCTGGAGCGTGAGCGTCGTCAGTTGCGCGAGGAGGTCGATGCGTTCACGGCCTTCGGCGAGCGGGTGGTCGAACTCGAAGCTACACAGCCGAGGGCGGGACGGAGACAGACACGAATCGCTGCGTCGAGTTCTACAGCTCTGGAGTCGGTCCGCGACGCCTACGCCGAGACGGTGATGGATGTCTCTCACTACGAACTCGCCTACGACGAGTCGCTTGGCGACCATATGGCCGGCGAACTGGGCGAGGAAGTCGCCGCGGCAGTGACCAGCAGCCAGTCGCTCCATCCACCTCTGAAACGAAGTCTCATCACGACGATTAACGAGGCGATCAGGACCAGAAAGCGGGTGCTTGCCCTGATCGACGGCGAGGAAGAACGCCTCGATGAGGCCGAACGGACGGTGGTCGACACCATCGAGCGGATCGACTCGATTCTCGACCAGCCGATCGACCGGATGGAGTTCAATAGCCTCCGGCTCACCCGCGAACGACTCCTCGATCTGCGTGCGGAGTGTGACGACCTGGTCGACGAACGACAGGACTTTCTCGAACAGCAGCGCCGCGAACTTCCCGATCCGATGACCGGCCTCGCGGAGTATCTCTATCAGTACTGCGAGACGACGTTCCCGCTGCTCGCCGTGTATGCGCGGCTGGCTGACGTTATCGACCGCTCGATCGAGCGCACCGAGCGCCGCCTCAGTGAAGCGTCGTAG